A region of Vitis vinifera cultivar Pinot Noir 40024 chromosome 15, ASM3070453v1 DNA encodes the following proteins:
- the LOC100256734 gene encoding gibberellin 20-oxidase-like protein, whose translation MSESDQNSVELPVLDISQPLQPASLLSLAEACKEWGFFHITSHGITKDLYGRLCLLSKSLFSLPSDTKLKLGPFSSLKTYTPHFIASPFFESLRVSGPDFFVSAQSSADVLFDKQNSEFSEVLQEYGKKMTELSKRIMEIVLMSLGEGFVKKYYEAEFNGCHGYLRIINYSPPDDFKEEVEGLGMHTDMSCVTVVYPDEIGGLQVRSREGKWMDISPCEGTLVVNIGDMLQAWSNGKLRSSEHRVVLKKPVNRFSLAFFWCFEDEKVILAPDEVIGEGNTRMYKPFVCLDYVKFRESSEKGKFEKVGFTVKDFAGINITRTHPPENLS comes from the exons ATGTCTGAATCTGATCAAAATTCTGTAGAACTGCCTGTTCTTGATATCTCTCAGCCCTTACAACCTGCTTCTCTACTGTCTCTTGCTGAAGCTTGTAAAGAATGGGGTTTTTTCCACATAACCAGTCATGGAATCACCAAAGATCTTTACGGCAGACTGTGTTTACTTTCCAAGAGCCTCTTCAGCCTCCCTTCTGACACCAAACTGAAGCTGGGTCCTTTCTCTTCTCTGAAAACTTACACTCCTCATTTTATAGCTTCTCCTTTCTTTGAGAGCCTCAGGGTTTCTGGACCAGATTTCTTTGTTTCTGCTCAGAGTTCTGCAGATGTTCTCTTTGACAAACAGAATTCTGAATTCAG TGAGGTACTGCAAGAGTACGGGAAGAAGATGACAGAGTTGTCAAAGAGGATCATGGAGATTGTGCTGATGAGCTTGGGTGAAGGTTTTGTGAAGAAATACTATGAAGCAGAATTCAATGGATGTCATGGATACTTGAGGATAATAAACTACTCACCCCCAGATGATTTCAAAGAAGAGGTTGAGGGGCTTGGTATGCATACTGATATGAGCTGTGTGACAGTAGTCTACCCAGATGAGATAGGGGGCCTGCAGGTGAGATCAAGGGAGGGGAAGTGGATGGACATAAGCCCATGTGAGGGTACCCTGGTGGTGAACATAGGAGACATGTTGCAGGCTTGGAGCAATGGAAAACTAAGGTCATCAGAACATCGAGTTGTTTTGAAGAAACCAGTGAACCGGTTTTCTCTGGCTTTCTTCTGGTGTTTTGAAGATGAGAAGGTGATCTTGGCTCCTGATGAAGTTATAGGAGAAGGAAACACAAGAATGTACAAGCCATTTGTTTGCTTGGATTATGTGAAATTCAGAGAGAGTAGTGAGAAAGGGAAGTTTGAGAAAGTTGGCTTCACTGTTAAAGATTTTGCAGGCATCAATATCACCAGAACACACCCACCAGAAAACCTAAGTTGA